In Candidatus Obscuribacterales bacterium, the following are encoded in one genomic region:
- a CDS encoding SpoIID/LytB domain-containing protein: MNKSSPLIAMNLKLNAIAPQRLLAPILTLGRHLSLISLLVGVGTMANFALMALPALAALEMRVAIEQDVSQVTIGSSTNAVLRDGSGQVLAEIPAMGALVAESNGGRVTVNRWTAGQVWVEPEGDGFVYIGDKWYRGRTLVLPTSGGITAVNYVDLEEYLYSVVGAEMPTSWPLEALKAQAVSARSYALYQRQTSGNAVFDVGDTTSWQVYSGLEKEAASTQQAVRETAGQVLVHEGRIIEAVFHSASGGYTENVEDVWTSYRPYLRAVQDFDQNAPVYQWTETFSADQLRARITGVGNILSLQPERRTNQGRIITMRVVGDAGTRTLSGNELRQALDLRSTLFEVTPSLPNVASTGNTVPVPTSFQVQGRGFGHGLGLSQWGAREMASQGQNYQQIVSHYYTGANLAVIQVE, from the coding sequence GTGAATAAATCGTCTCCTCTGATTGCTATGAACCTAAAACTGAATGCGATCGCACCCCAGCGCCTTTTGGCCCCTATTCTCACCCTAGGACGGCATCTGAGCCTGATTTCTCTCTTGGTTGGTGTGGGCACCATGGCCAACTTTGCCCTCATGGCCTTACCTGCCCTAGCAGCGTTGGAAATGCGGGTGGCGATCGAGCAAGATGTCAGCCAAGTGACCATTGGTAGTTCGACCAACGCTGTGCTCCGGGATGGCTCGGGACAGGTCTTGGCAGAAATTCCCGCTATGGGAGCTCTGGTAGCAGAGTCGAACGGCGGGCGGGTGACGGTCAACCGCTGGACGGCAGGGCAAGTTTGGGTGGAGCCAGAGGGAGATGGCTTTGTTTATATCGGCGATAAATGGTACCGGGGGCGCACCTTGGTCTTGCCCACCAGTGGCGGCATCACGGCGGTGAACTATGTGGATCTAGAGGAATATCTCTACAGCGTTGTGGGTGCCGAAATGCCCACTAGTTGGCCTCTAGAAGCGTTGAAGGCTCAAGCGGTATCGGCTCGTAGCTACGCTCTCTATCAACGACAAACCAGCGGCAATGCGGTCTTTGATGTGGGAGATACCACCTCTTGGCAGGTCTATAGCGGTCTGGAGAAAGAAGCGGCTAGTACCCAGCAAGCCGTTCGAGAAACCGCCGGCCAAGTTTTGGTGCATGAGGGACGCATTATTGAAGCGGTCTTCCATTCTGCCTCGGGTGGGTATACCGAGAATGTCGAAGATGTTTGGACAAGCTATCGCCCCTACCTGCGGGCGGTGCAAGATTTCGACCAAAATGCTCCGGTCTATCAATGGACAGAAACCTTTAGCGCAGATCAACTCAGGGCAAGGATTACAGGCGTTGGCAACATTCTTTCGCTGCAGCCAGAGCGCCGCACCAACCAAGGTCGCATCATCACCATGCGCGTGGTAGGCGATGCCGGAACTCGCACCCTCAGCGGCAATGAACTGCGTCAAGCGCTAGACCTGCGCAGTACGTTGTTTGAGGTAACCCCGAGTCTTCCCAATGTAGCCAGTACGGGCAACACGGTACCGGTACCTACGTCGTTCCAAGTGCAGGGGCGTGGCTTTGGGCATGGGCTAGGCCTCAGCCAATGGGGAGCACGAGAAATGGCTAGCCAAGGGCAAAACTATCAGCAAATTGTTTCTCACTACTATACAGGAGCTAATCTAGCTGTCATCCAGGTAGAGTAA
- a CDS encoding DUF87 domain-containing protein yields MVSSRSQSPAIGTVKGPGDDGNQYVFITSNNRHVKIGEFVYYTVQLPGLDGTVRSLNILGKISARSLIDHLPDRIFADTEISPETIAALVGFSHPNPEIYQVTVDVVGYFDPRLGFMNPRRTPDPGEKVYLAHDDYLREVLNKRQPQAIGSAHIGSLLLRDQGAVPIALDVKELVSTHMAILAGTGSGKSYTAGVLVEELLAPHNRAAVLIFDPHGEYGTLSELRGHPAFTAEDGYAPKVKVLTPDDVRIRISSLDYYDFLTLLPEMSDRQQAILNKAFALIKRHRQGQYRWGIGDLIEMVKEADTSVDDEGNEKLGSSAPAITWKLDRLADMPYFHPMEHLAPKDLFEPGQVTVLQMNEVSQEAQQVICAAVLRQSNQARMNTQKEYILPDDENYLPYPVFILLEEAHRFAPAHEPSRCKTILRTILSEGRKFGLGVGLITQRPGKIDADVLSQCMSQFLMRIVNPVDQESLKYGVESAGRDLLKELPALTKGQVIISGACVNTPVLCQVRQRLTQHGGETLDAPAEWQKHFQAHRLRSRAAEQAPVASRKRPNTFKGVSID; encoded by the coding sequence ATGGTAAGTTCTCGATCGCAGTCTCCAGCCATTGGTACGGTGAAAGGCCCCGGTGACGACGGCAACCAATATGTATTCATCACCAGCAATAATCGCCATGTCAAAATTGGTGAATTTGTCTACTACACCGTTCAACTACCGGGGCTGGATGGGACGGTGCGATCGCTGAACATTTTGGGCAAGATCTCGGCGCGATCGCTGATTGATCACTTACCCGATCGCATTTTTGCCGATACGGAAATTAGCCCGGAAACCATTGCGGCCCTAGTTGGCTTCTCCCATCCCAATCCCGAAATTTACCAAGTCACCGTCGATGTGGTGGGCTATTTTGATCCGCGATTGGGGTTCATGAATCCCCGCCGCACGCCGGATCCGGGGGAAAAGGTGTACTTAGCCCATGATGACTATCTGCGGGAAGTGCTGAACAAGCGTCAGCCCCAAGCGATCGGCTCTGCCCACATTGGTTCTCTCCTCCTGCGCGACCAAGGGGCCGTTCCCATTGCTCTCGATGTCAAAGAACTGGTGAGCACCCACATGGCGATTCTGGCGGGTACGGGGTCGGGCAAGTCTTACACCGCTGGCGTTTTAGTGGAAGAACTGCTGGCTCCCCATAATCGCGCCGCCGTTTTGATTTTTGACCCCCACGGGGAATATGGCACCCTGTCGGAACTGCGAGGACATCCAGCCTTCACCGCCGAGGATGGCTATGCTCCCAAAGTTAAAGTGCTGACGCCGGATGATGTGCGCATTCGCATTTCGTCGTTGGACTACTACGATTTCCTCACCCTGCTACCGGAAATGAGCGATCGCCAACAGGCCATCCTCAACAAAGCCTTTGCCCTAATCAAACGACACCGTCAAGGGCAATACCGCTGGGGCATTGGTGACTTGATTGAAATGGTGAAAGAGGCAGACACCAGCGTGGATGATGAGGGTAACGAAAAGCTAGGCTCCTCCGCCCCGGCGATTACGTGGAAGCTCGATCGCCTGGCCGACATGCCCTATTTTCATCCTATGGAACACCTGGCCCCCAAGGATTTGTTTGAACCGGGGCAGGTGACGGTTTTGCAAATGAACGAGGTGTCCCAAGAAGCCCAGCAGGTGATTTGTGCAGCGGTATTGCGCCAGTCCAACCAAGCCCGCATGAATACGCAAAAGGAATATATCCTGCCGGATGACGAAAACTACTTGCCCTATCCGGTCTTCATTTTGCTGGAAGAGGCCCACCGCTTTGCCCCTGCCCATGAACCCTCTCGCTGCAAGACGATTCTGCGCACAATTTTGAGTGAGGGACGTAAATTTGGTCTAGGCGTGGGGTTGATCACCCAGCGTCCTGGGAAAATCGACGCGGATGTCTTGTCTCAATGCATGAGCCAGTTTCTGATGCGCATCGTCAATCCGGTGGATCAGGAGAGCCTGAAGTATGGCGTGGAATCTGCTGGCCGCGACTTGTTGAAAGAACTGCCGGCCCTCACCAAGGGCCAGGTGATTATTTCTGGAGCCTGTGTGAATACACCCGTTCTATGCCAAGTGCGGCAGCGGCTTACCCAGCACGGCGGCGAGACCTTAGATGCACCTGCCGAATGGCAGAAACATTTTCAAGCCCATCGGCTGCGATCGCGTGCTGCAGAGCAAGCTCCTGTCGCTAGTCGTAAACGCCCGAATACGTTTAAAGGCGTGAGTATTGATTAA